A window of Trichomycterus rosablanca isolate fTriRos1 chromosome 5, fTriRos1.hap1, whole genome shotgun sequence contains these coding sequences:
- the LOC134315167 gene encoding DNA damage-inducible transcript 4 protein-like produces the protein MDYSPSESSVSKRLSWGKMVQKLLEFNQLDEKANKRNSGCLSVDSMEDDPLEEALCAETVANVSDLLTDCSTDLGCSRLDVPHVLLERIGHELQHLAATEPCGIRGAIIDVCIDKSKKHQSVGQISVDPDIVPTFQLTFLLRLDLGGLWPKFTSRLSNSVKLSPGFTVVKRKLYSSEEVYVEEI, from the exons ATGGACTATTCACCATCCGAATCCAGTGTCTCAAAACGCCTCTCCTGGGGAAAAATGGTCCAAAAGCTGCTCGAGTTTAACCAACTCgatgaaaaagcaaataaaagaaattctg GGTGTTTATCAGTGGACTCGATGGAAGATGACCCTTTAGAAGAGGCTCTGTGTGCAGAAACAGTGGCTAATGTATCAGATCTGCTGACTGACTGCAGTACAGATCTCGGCTGCTCCAGGCTTGATGTTCCTCATGTTTTGCTGGAGCGAATCGGACATGAACTACAGCACTTAGCCGCTACTGAACCCTGTGGAATCAGAGGAGCCATCATTGACGTGTGCATAGACAAAAGCAAGAAGCATCAGAGTGTGGGACAGATATCCGTGGATCCTGATATTGTTCCAACTTTCCAGCTCACATTTTTACTGCGCCTAGATCTTGGAGGACTCTGGCCAAAATTCACAAGCAGACTGAGTAACTCAGTTAAACTGAGTCCAGGCTTCACAGTGGTGAAAAGAAAGCTCTATAGTTCAGAAGAAGTATACGTAGAAGAAATATGA